One window from the genome of Salvelinus sp. IW2-2015 linkage group LG30, ASM291031v2, whole genome shotgun sequence encodes:
- the LOC111954953 gene encoding lens fiber membrane intrinsic protein-like, whose protein sequence is MYSFMGGGLFCAMVGNILLVVSTATDYWMQYRLSGSFAHQGLWRYCMSGKCYMQTDSIAYWNATRAFMILSGMSCFAGIIAGILSFAHFSAFERFNRSFAAGIMFFVSTLFVLLAMAIYTGVTVNFLGKRFGDWRFSWSYILGWVALLMTFFAGIFYMCAYRMHECRRGGGPTR, encoded by the exons ATGTACAGCTTCATGGGAGGGGGCCTGTTCTGTGCCATGGTGGGGAACATCCTGCTGGTGGTCTCCACAGCAACAGACTACTGGATGCAGTACCGTCTGTCGGGCAGCTTCGCCCACCAGGGcctgtggaggtactgcatgtCGGGAAAGTGTTACATGCAGACGGACAGCATCG CATATTGGAATGCCACCCGGGCCTTTATGATCCTGTCAGGGATGTCGTGCTTTGCGGGCATCATCGCAGGCATCCTCTCCTTCGCCCACTTCTCCGCCTTCGAGAGGTTCAACCGCTCCTTCGCTGCAGGGATCATGTTTTTCGTCTCCA CCTTATTTGTTCTTCTGGCAATGGCCATCTACACGGGTGTGACAGTGAACTTCCTGGGCAAGCGTTTCGGTGACTGGCGTTTCTCTTGGTCCTACATATTGGGCTGGGTGGCACTGCTCATGACCTTCTTTGCAG GGATATTTTACATGTGTGCCTACAGAATGCATGAATGTAGGAGAGGAGGCGGCCCTACACgctag